Proteins encoded by one window of Aliivibrio wodanis:
- a CDS encoding putative exported protein — MKKQAIASLLLGCAASTQALALDTNSAYDINYQTDCSIDIYSSYCSTASFDFSPMRLDSDITPSKIAESDSFSTDQTLPHYLRVSDERDWDYLMEQSYTILGLSVATVGLMTLLPESITKWDSEDSSFKNIGSKWKDNVSSGPVWDKDEHFLNYVMHPYFGGVYYTAARHAGFNEFESFLYSTTMSTFFWEYGVEAFAEVPSVQDLFVTPFFGAVVGELMLQQELSITDNGGEVMGSETLGSVSLFFLNPVGHIHYWVTDAWGDDTEVNLAYNAWFSNGDAAQFAYDAGMPYTDQFVGLEVKLKF, encoded by the coding sequence GTGAAAAAACAAGCAATCGCCAGTTTGCTTTTAGGGTGCGCTGCTTCAACACAGGCACTAGCATTAGATACTAACAGTGCGTATGACATAAATTATCAAACGGATTGTTCTATAGATATTTACTCTAGCTATTGTTCCACTGCATCTTTTGACTTTTCACCAATGCGCTTAGATAGTGATATCACTCCCTCTAAAATTGCTGAATCTGATTCTTTTTCAACAGATCAAACTCTGCCTCATTATTTGCGAGTTTCTGATGAACGTGATTGGGATTACCTAATGGAACAATCTTATACCATCCTAGGTTTAAGTGTTGCGACTGTTGGTCTAATGACCCTACTTCCAGAAAGCATTACTAAATGGGATTCAGAGGATTCTAGTTTTAAGAATATCGGAAGTAAATGGAAAGATAATGTAAGTTCAGGCCCTGTATGGGATAAAGATGAGCACTTTTTAAATTACGTTATGCATCCTTATTTTGGTGGGGTGTACTACACTGCTGCACGTCACGCTGGCTTTAATGAATTTGAATCCTTCTTATACTCAACAACAATGTCTACATTCTTCTGGGAATACGGCGTTGAAGCCTTTGCAGAAGTTCCTTCTGTTCAAGATTTATTTGTAACGCCTTTCTTTGGTGCTGTTGTTGGTGAACTAATGTTACAACAAGAATTAAGCATTACCGATAATGGCGGTGAAGTAATGGGCTCAGAAACGCTAGGTAGTGTAAGTTTATTCTTCTTAAACCCTGTTGGACATATCCACTATTGGGTAACTGACGCTTGGGGTGATGATACAGAAGTAAACCTTGCTTATAATGCATGGTTTAGCAATGGAGATGCAGCTCAGTTTGCTTACGATGCTGGAATGCCTTATACCGACCAATTTGTTGGCTTAGAAGTTAAATTAAAATTCTAA
- a CDS encoding putative competence-damage-inducible protein, CinA family, with amino-acid sequence MLQVAMISTGEEILHGDIVDTNAAWISQLFYQHGFKLSNRSTVGDNIEALVAEIQHQTKSASVVIVNGGLGPTSDDISSEAAAKVLNAPLVMSQYWLDRMQARYLEQGKEMPKSNIKQAMLPEGAQLIDNPVGTACGFFIEVNKSIVIFTPGVPSEFKVMTEHQILPRMKQWHPMVEASECSRLFTFGLSESGIQDKLQQLRLSHGFEIGYRSSLPFIEVKLFGPANHDGRFPVLEKMYHLLGDNVVSVDESILPNVGALLNEFSLSFTVAEQSTGGWLTNWLQEDEQVRSHMKQGWILSSQVDQQMAGQDPLAAALALAAATRERTQTAIGLSSGPMLQGKVAVALSTSYGEWGQLVSLKRDYSYNEVRSILSTLMLDMLRRCLEKKPMFGHYESLNRESEIYVPQSALN; translated from the coding sequence ATGTTGCAAGTAGCAATGATTAGCACAGGTGAAGAAATTCTACATGGAGACATTGTAGATACTAATGCGGCATGGATATCTCAATTATTTTATCAGCATGGTTTTAAGTTATCTAACCGCTCTACTGTGGGTGATAATATTGAGGCATTAGTGGCTGAGATTCAGCATCAAACGAAAAGTGCGTCAGTTGTGATTGTAAATGGTGGCTTAGGGCCAACGTCTGATGATATTTCTAGCGAGGCTGCGGCTAAGGTGTTAAATGCACCATTGGTGATGTCTCAATATTGGTTAGATAGAATGCAAGCTCGTTATTTAGAGCAGGGCAAGGAAATGCCAAAAAGTAATATCAAGCAAGCGATGTTACCTGAAGGGGCGCAACTAATTGATAACCCTGTGGGTACTGCTTGTGGCTTCTTTATTGAAGTTAATAAGTCTATTGTGATTTTTACTCCAGGTGTGCCATCTGAATTTAAAGTGATGACTGAGCATCAGATATTACCTCGAATGAAGCAATGGCACCCAATGGTAGAAGCTTCTGAATGCAGCCGTCTATTTACTTTTGGTTTGTCAGAATCTGGTATTCAGGATAAGTTACAACAACTTCGTTTATCGCATGGATTCGAAATTGGCTATCGCTCTTCATTACCTTTTATTGAGGTTAAATTATTTGGCCCTGCAAATCATGATGGTCGTTTTCCTGTTTTAGAAAAGATGTATCATCTATTAGGGGATAATGTAGTTAGCGTTGACGAATCTATATTGCCTAATGTTGGTGCGTTATTAAATGAATTCTCACTTAGCTTCACAGTAGCAGAACAATCAACAGGTGGTTGGTTAACTAATTGGCTGCAGGAAGATGAGCAGGTCAGATCTCATATGAAGCAGGGTTGGATCCTATCTTCTCAAGTCGACCAACAAATGGCAGGACAAGACCCACTTGCCGCTGCCTTAGCATTAGCTGCTGCAACACGTGAACGTACTCAAACAGCTATAGGTTTGTCGTCAGGCCCTATGTTACAAGGCAAAGTTGCCGTCGCTTTATCTACCTCTTACGGTGAATGGGGGCAGCTAGTTAGTCTAAAAAGAGATTACAGTTATAATGAAGTGCGCTCTAT
- the tyrP gene encoding tyrosine-specific transport protein (tyrosine permease): MKTKVLGSSLIIAGTTIGAGMLALPLVSASLGFFTASLLMVGIWAIMSYTSLLMLEVHQHGERNATLHSLAFQFLGKYGQLIATFAMLFLFYALCAAYIAGGSEQFHSKINSITPFELSKTASTVLFTVIVATVISLGTKAVDIINRGLFTLKLVMLVSILVFLTPNITGEYLLSLPVHQGVFITALPVIFTSFGFHGSIPAIVNYLELDIKKIRLSLLIGSSLPLIIYLFWQGITLGQLSQADFEQVEGLGHFILTIQQSIDMTFIQQALSLFADLALLTSFIGVSLGLFEFLRDSSKKWQQSSIITALLTYTPPVLFAIFYPEGFILALGYAAIALVILALFLPVALTISARKIHKNAAYQVAGGNIGLFVVTMFGFIIIGSQIINSL, encoded by the coding sequence ATGAAAACAAAAGTACTCGGAAGCTCATTAATTATAGCAGGAACAACAATAGGTGCAGGTATGTTAGCCTTGCCTCTGGTATCTGCTAGTTTAGGATTCTTTACAGCAAGCTTATTAATGGTTGGGATCTGGGCTATTATGAGCTATACAAGTTTATTGATGCTAGAAGTACACCAACACGGTGAGCGTAATGCGACACTCCACAGCCTAGCATTTCAGTTCTTGGGGAAATACGGACAACTCATTGCTACATTTGCTATGTTATTTCTCTTCTACGCTCTTTGTGCAGCCTATATCGCAGGCGGGAGTGAGCAGTTTCATTCAAAAATAAATTCTATTACACCATTTGAGTTATCAAAAACAGCTTCTACTGTGTTATTTACTGTTATCGTTGCCACCGTTATCTCACTAGGAACCAAGGCTGTCGATATTATTAATCGTGGTTTATTTACCTTAAAACTGGTCATGCTGGTTTCTATTTTAGTTTTTTTAACACCAAATATTACAGGTGAATACTTATTATCATTGCCTGTTCATCAAGGTGTTTTTATTACTGCGTTACCTGTAATCTTCACATCATTTGGTTTCCACGGCAGTATTCCTGCCATTGTAAACTACCTAGAGTTAGACATAAAAAAAATCAGATTAAGTTTATTAATTGGCTCATCCCTTCCTTTAATCATCTATCTTTTCTGGCAAGGGATCACTTTAGGTCAATTATCTCAAGCTGATTTTGAGCAAGTCGAAGGGTTAGGACATTTTATTCTAACCATTCAGCAATCTATCGATATGACTTTTATACAACAAGCATTATCATTGTTTGCTGATTTGGCTTTATTGACCTCTTTTATTGGTGTTAGCTTGGGCTTATTTGAATTCCTTCGTGATTCTTCAAAAAAATGGCAACAATCTTCAATTATTACAGCTTTACTAACTTATACACCACCGGTCTTATTCGCAATTTTCTATCCTGAAGGTTTTATTCTCGCGCTTGGATACGCAGCAATAGCTCTAGTAATTCTAGCTTTATTTTTACCAGTAGCACTGACTATATCTGCACGTAAGATCCACAAAAATGCAGCTTACCAAGTCGCAGGTGGCAACATTGGGCTTTTTGTTGTAACCATGTTTGGCTTCATTATTATTGGTAGTCAAATAATTAATTCTCTCTAA